The Astyanax mexicanus isolate ESR-SI-001 chromosome 7, AstMex3_surface, whole genome shotgun sequence genome has a window encoding:
- the wu:fj16a03 gene encoding uncharacterized protein wu:fj16a03, translating into MKAWFLLFVLLPLCLADFKIKCYGEDFLMVRNQVLQCSSKVPQSCYTRSSGEKGCARQEFCQRPGWKCCNTDLCNA; encoded by the exons ATGAAGGCCTGGTTCCTGCTGTTCGTGCTGCTGCCTCTCTGCTTGG CGGACTTTAAAATCAAGTGCTATGGGGAGGATTTCCTGATGGTGAGGAACCAGGTTCTGCAATGCTCAAGCAAAGTGCCGCAGTCGTGCTACACCAGAT CTTCTGGAGAGAAGGGCTGTGCTAGACAAGAGTTCTGTCAGAGACCAGGATGGAAATGCTGCAACACAGACCTGTGCAATGCCTAA